Proteins encoded in a region of the Clostridium beijerinckii genome:
- a CDS encoding viroplasmin family protein has product MAKKVYAIQYGFDIKNNKKVENVIVNTWNECLAYVKGVKGAKYKSFEDIEEAKSYLNEGNRMLKKSDENYPKDCLHAYVDGSYNSSDGRYSYGVVCVNNDVVEYIESGAEKDSSSKNIRQIAGELKGAVRAVEYALEHGQKKVVLFHDYEGIAHHATGAWERKEESSMQYYKKMQELINSGMEIIFVKVDSHTGDLFNELVDEKCKECLGIASDKTVEKWLNKNVIRVSGTKVKEEILSIAPSHSNNIILIGKDENLQMENILNVGKKDDDDEIRFEQIINLYRNNAVEGKKIISKLLSKEKEKLIYYLLKEEVDNN; this is encoded by the coding sequence ATGGCGAAAAAAGTTTATGCAATACAGTATGGTTTTGATATTAAAAACAACAAAAAGGTTGAAAATGTAATAGTTAATACTTGGAATGAGTGCTTAGCATATGTAAAAGGGGTAAAAGGAGCTAAGTATAAGAGTTTCGAAGATATCGAAGAGGCAAAATCATATCTAAACGAAGGAAATAGAATGCTAAAAAAGAGTGATGAAAATTATCCAAAAGATTGCCTTCATGCATATGTTGATGGAAGCTATAATTCTTCTGACGGAAGATATTCTTATGGAGTAGTTTGTGTTAATAATGATGTTGTAGAATATATAGAAAGCGGAGCTGAAAAAGATAGCTCTTCTAAAAATATAAGACAAATAGCAGGCGAACTTAAGGGAGCTGTTAGAGCTGTTGAATATGCTTTAGAACATGGACAAAAAAAAGTAGTTCTATTTCATGATTACGAGGGGATAGCTCATCATGCAACTGGAGCATGGGAACGAAAAGAAGAATCATCTATGCAATATTATAAAAAGATGCAAGAGTTAATAAATTCTGGAATGGAAATTATATTTGTAAAAGTTGATAGTCATACTGGAGATTTATTTAATGAGCTTGTTGATGAGAAATGTAAAGAGTGCTTAGGGATAGCTTCTGATAAAACCGTTGAAAAATGGTTAAATAAAAATGTTATAAGAGTTTCTGGTACTAAGGTGAAAGAAGAAATCTTAAGCATAGCTCCAAGTCATTCAAATAATATAATTTTAATTGGCAAAGATGAAAATCTACAAATGGAAAATATATTAAATGTAGGTAAGAAAGATGATGATGATGAAATTAGATTTGAACAAATTATTAATCTATATAGAAATAATGCTGTTGAAGGTAAAAAGATAATTTCTAAGTTATTAAGCAAAGAAAAAGAAAAATTAATTTATTATTTACTTAAAGAGGAAGTTGATAATAATTAA
- a CDS encoding YtxH domain-containing protein, protein MERFSKGMMTGFLIGVAVEMSLMPRMDRRSQKTMRRAGRRMRNMAESACHEVYDWMR, encoded by the coding sequence ATGGAAAGATTTTCTAAGGGAATGATGACTGGATTTTTAATTGGAGTTGCTGTCGAAATGTCTCTAATGCCACGTATGGATAGAAGAAGTCAAAAAACAATGAGAAGAGCAGGCAGAAGAATGAGGAACATGGCTGAATCAGCATGTCATGAAGTTTATGATTGGATGAGATAG
- a CDS encoding tetratricopeptide repeat protein produces the protein MEILSLGEKIKRRRKQLNMTLKDLAKDRITPGQISLVESGRSNPSVDLLEYLADALNTNVEYLMESEESQAEKISLYYEQVGESCILQGDYEKGQRYIDNALYYCEKYNLEYRKAMIYFITAKSYMYKRDFPMAQKFFLSANVIFVKNNNYEQIIKTFLHLANIALELKAYHSSSSYLKQAEKVYIDNKVVDEFLMGEIYYNMARTYYDVEELDLALEYSCLARNRFEQVYNDEDYARNLFSLAEEFNKKGDLPNAIKYSKKTLEVYKKIQYNKSIVNIEHNLGKLFYELGNLDESLKHYDISKSISTQNRVGCINDILIDICKSYLKLKNTEQCSKILKDIENRIEEHDIDRKIECKLIKYTMFNIDDKPEQAESVLIDTYVLAKNSGKLSKAAELAMRVGKYFIDKKEEEEASYYLNQGIKLFNEAEKLKNYKL, from the coding sequence ATGGAAATTCTATCATTGGGAGAAAAAATCAAGAGAAGAAGAAAACAATTGAATATGACGTTAAAGGATTTGGCAAAAGACAGAATAACTCCAGGACAAATAAGTTTGGTAGAATCTGGCCGTTCGAATCCATCAGTAGATTTGCTAGAATATTTAGCTGATGCATTGAACACAAATGTAGAATATTTAATGGAATCAGAAGAAAGCCAAGCTGAAAAGATTAGTTTATATTACGAACAGGTAGGGGAATCATGCATACTTCAGGGAGATTACGAAAAAGGTCAAAGATATATTGATAATGCTCTATACTACTGTGAAAAATATAATCTAGAATATAGAAAAGCAATGATATATTTTATAACAGCAAAATCCTACATGTATAAAAGAGATTTTCCTATGGCTCAGAAGTTTTTTTTATCAGCAAATGTAATTTTTGTAAAAAATAATAATTATGAGCAAATAATAAAAACTTTTCTACATTTAGCTAACATTGCTTTGGAATTAAAAGCATATCATTCTTCTAGTAGTTATTTAAAACAGGCTGAAAAGGTATATATAGACAATAAGGTTGTAGACGAATTTTTAATGGGAGAAATATACTACAATATGGCTAGAACATATTACGATGTAGAAGAATTGGATTTAGCCTTAGAATATTCTTGTCTAGCAAGAAATAGATTTGAACAAGTCTATAATGATGAAGATTATGCGAGAAATCTATTCTCTTTAGCAGAAGAATTTAATAAAAAAGGTGACTTGCCGAATGCAATAAAGTATTCAAAGAAAACATTAGAAGTGTATAAAAAGATACAGTATAACAAGAGCATAGTTAATATAGAACATAATTTAGGAAAGTTATTTTATGAACTAGGAAATTTAGATGAATCTCTTAAGCATTATGATATATCAAAAAGCATTAGTACACAAAACCGTGTAGGATGTATAAATGATATACTAATAGATATTTGTAAAAGTTATCTGAAGTTAAAGAATACTGAACAATGTAGCAAAATACTAAAAGATATAGAAAATAGAATTGAAGAGCATGATATAGACAGAAAAATCGAATGTAAGCTAATAAAATATACTATGTTTAATATTGACGATAAACCAGAACAAGCAGAAAGTGTATTGATTGATACATATGTGCTAGCAAAGAATAGCGGAAAGTTGTCCAAGGCAGCTGAATTGGCTATGAGAGTCGGAAAATATTTCATAGATAAAAAAGAAGAAGAAGAAGCTTCGTATTACTTAAATCAAGGAATAAAGTTATTTAATGAAGCAGAAAAGTTAAAAAATTACAAATTATAA